A single window of Candidatus Hydrogenedentota bacterium DNA harbors:
- a CDS encoding phosphoadenylyl-sulfate reductase: MADWTDGINVDELAAMGPGELLRWSWETRGARAAIFTSFQKTGCVMIDMARTAAPDLRVLTVDTLRLPQDTHDLMAALEKKYGIRIERFQPDPERVARMVGDHGEYLFFDSREKQEHCCAVRKVEPNRRALATVDIWITGLRRDQSAFRKATPKAAVVEQNGRTLLKLCPLIDWTEEDVDGHIAANAVPYNSLYDKGYTSIGCVVCSTPTRPGEDPRAGRWRWMNQLAGTDKKECGIHIQGSGI; this comes from the coding sequence ATGGCAGACTGGACAGACGGCATCAACGTGGATGAACTGGCCGCGATGGGCCCCGGGGAGCTGCTCCGGTGGTCCTGGGAGACGCGCGGGGCGCGCGCCGCAATTTTCACCAGCTTCCAGAAGACCGGCTGCGTGATGATTGACATGGCCCGAACCGCAGCCCCGGATTTGCGGGTGCTGACGGTGGACACCCTCCGGCTGCCGCAGGACACGCACGACCTGATGGCCGCGCTGGAGAAGAAGTACGGCATCCGGATAGAACGCTTTCAGCCGGACCCGGAACGGGTGGCGCGGATGGTGGGCGACCACGGGGAGTACCTGTTCTTTGACAGCCGGGAGAAGCAGGAGCACTGCTGCGCGGTGCGGAAGGTGGAGCCGAACCGCCGCGCGCTGGCGACGGTGGACATCTGGATCACCGGGCTGCGCCGCGACCAGTCGGCATTCCGGAAGGCCACGCCCAAGGCGGCGGTCGTCGAGCAGAACGGACGGACGCTGCTGAAACTCTGCCCCCTCATTGACTGGACGGAGGAGGATGTGGACGGGCACATTGCCGCCAACGCGGTGCCCTACAACAGCCTGTACGACAAGGGATACACCAGCATCGGGTGCGTGGTGTGCTCGACGCCGACGCGTCCGGGCGAGGATCCCCGGGCGGGCCGGTGGCGCTGGATGAACCAACTCGCCGGGACGGACAAGAAGGAGTGCGGCATCCACATCCAGGGCAGCGGCATCTAG